From a single Micromonospora carbonacea genomic region:
- the dusB gene encoding tRNA dihydrouridine synthase DusB, translated as MSGSGRQGSGPGGGLRIGRHEVWPPVVLAPMAGITNVGFRRLCREQGGGIYVCEMITTVALVERNPKTLRMIAFGDDERPRSLQLYGTDPEITAAAVRIVVEKDLADHIDLNFGCPVPKVTRRGGGSALPWRRRLFARLVRAAVDAASPAGVPVTVKMRKGIDDDHLTYVEAGLAAQDAGVAAVALHGRTAAQRYSGTADWDAIATLKQALDVPVLGNGDIWEADDALRMVAHTGVDGVVIGRGCLGRPWLFADLEAAFEGRPERRLPTLGEVAATMRRHAELLVDQFTAGARNPARGERDGCTDFRKHVAWYLKGFPVGSELRRELAMIESLAQLDDLLGKLDPAEPFPVATLGQPRGRTNSPGKVFLPDGWLASRDDDTVPEGAELADSGG; from the coding sequence GTGAGTGGGAGCGGAAGGCAGGGGAGCGGGCCGGGCGGCGGGCTGCGCATCGGGCGGCACGAGGTGTGGCCGCCGGTGGTGCTCGCCCCGATGGCCGGGATCACCAACGTCGGCTTCCGCCGGCTGTGCCGGGAGCAGGGCGGCGGCATCTACGTCTGCGAGATGATCACCACGGTCGCGTTGGTCGAGCGGAACCCGAAGACGCTGCGGATGATCGCCTTCGGCGACGATGAGCGCCCGCGCAGCCTCCAGCTCTACGGCACCGACCCGGAGATCACCGCCGCCGCCGTGCGGATCGTGGTGGAGAAGGATCTCGCCGACCACATCGACCTCAACTTCGGCTGCCCCGTCCCGAAGGTCACCCGGCGCGGCGGCGGATCGGCCCTGCCCTGGCGGCGGCGGCTCTTCGCCCGCCTCGTCCGGGCCGCCGTGGACGCCGCGTCGCCCGCCGGGGTGCCGGTCACCGTGAAGATGCGCAAGGGCATCGACGACGACCACCTGACGTACGTCGAGGCGGGGCTCGCCGCCCAGGACGCGGGCGTCGCGGCGGTGGCCCTGCACGGGCGTACGGCCGCGCAGCGCTATTCGGGCACCGCCGACTGGGACGCCATCGCCACCCTCAAGCAGGCGCTCGACGTGCCGGTGCTCGGCAACGGCGACATCTGGGAGGCCGACGACGCGCTGCGGATGGTGGCCCACACCGGCGTCGACGGCGTGGTGATCGGGCGCGGCTGCCTGGGTCGGCCGTGGCTGTTCGCCGACCTGGAGGCCGCGTTCGAGGGCCGGCCGGAGCGGCGGCTGCCCACCCTCGGCGAGGTGGCGGCGACCATGCGCCGGCACGCCGAGCTGCTGGTCGACCAGTTCACGGCGGGCGCGCGCAACCCGGCCCGGGGCGAGCGGGACGGCTGCACGGACTTCCGCAAGCACGTGGCCTGGTATCTCAAGGGCTTCCCGGTCGGCAGCGAGCTGCGCCGCGAGCTGGCGATGATCGAGAGCCTGGCCCAGCTCGACGACCTGCTCGGCAAGCTCGACCCGGCCGAGCCCTTCCCGGTGGCGACGCTGGGCCAGCCGCGCGGCCGGACGAACTCGCCCGGCAAGGTCTTCCTGCCCGACGGCTGGCTGGCCAGCCGGGACGACGACACGGTCCCGGAGGGCGCGGAGCTGGCCGACTCCGGCGGCTGA
- a CDS encoding C39 family peptidase, with translation MRTDLIRRTALTVAGIAATAGGIAGPALAAQAAPAPAERAAASVQAERRPAGERQLDVRYEAQPNFFYCGPAAARNALSVQGKNIDVDTMAKEMGTTEAGTNSINDITPVLNKETGRKAYHSTELPADKVDGKRIDKLRADVVRAVDDGRAVVANIAGTATDTDGVSHSFEGGHYISVVGYSEGGKTVTIADSANPDQASYRIDVDALAHWIASRGYAS, from the coding sequence ATGCGTACCGATCTGATTCGTCGTACCGCTCTGACCGTCGCCGGCATCGCCGCCACCGCGGGTGGGATCGCTGGTCCCGCGCTGGCCGCGCAGGCCGCCCCCGCGCCCGCCGAGCGGGCCGCCGCGTCGGTGCAGGCCGAGCGTCGGCCGGCGGGTGAGCGTCAGCTGGACGTGCGCTACGAGGCGCAGCCCAACTTCTTCTACTGTGGCCCGGCGGCGGCGCGCAACGCGCTGAGCGTGCAGGGCAAGAACATCGACGTGGACACCATGGCCAAGGAGATGGGCACCACCGAGGCCGGCACCAACTCCATCAACGACATCACCCCCGTGCTCAACAAGGAGACCGGCCGCAAGGCGTACCACAGCACGGAGCTGCCGGCCGACAAGGTCGACGGCAAGCGCATCGACAAGCTGCGCGCCGACGTCGTGCGCGCGGTCGACGACGGCCGGGCCGTGGTGGCCAACATCGCCGGCACCGCCACCGACACCGACGGCGTCAGCCACTCCTTCGAGGGCGGCCACTACATCAGCGTCGTCGGCTACTCCGAGGGCGGAAAGACCGTGACGATCGCCGACTCGGCCAACCCGGACCAGGCCAGCTACCGCATCGACGTCGACGCCCTGGCGCACTGGATCGCCAGCCGCGGCTACGCCTCCTGA